The Biomphalaria glabrata chromosome 6, xgBioGlab47.1, whole genome shotgun sequence genomic interval CACCTTTAAACCAAAGCACAATGTTCAAGACATAATATGTGCATTTGATGAGCACTTCATaggtttaaaaaatgaaacttatgaAAGATATGTTTTTAACAACAGACAGCAGAAGCCACAAGAAACCGTCGAGGAATACTTACTAGCTCTACGGACACTCACTAAAACATGCAATTTTTGCGACCACATGGAAGAGTCATTAATAAGAGACCGAATGGTAGTTGGCATCAGAGACACAAGGACAAAGAAAGAACTCTTACAAGAACATAAACTAACACTCAAGACTTGTATAGAAATCTGCAAGGCAAATGAAGCTGCTGACTTGCAACTAAAGGTACTAGAGACAGGTACATCTGATTCATCACCACCTCAGGATGAGGCGTTCGCTGTTTCGTCTCGCCAAAAATATTCTACAACAAAATGCTGCTCATAAACAGCGCACATGTAAATTTTGTGGACAAAATCACCCATTTAAAAAGGAACTGTGTCCTGCTTGGGGTAAAACTTGTAAtatctgtaaacaaaaaaatcatttcgGCATTTAATGCAACCAAAAGAAACTGCAATGTGTACAGGAGGACAGTGATGATTGTTATTCATTATCTTCTAATGATGAGGCTGTGCTTGTTGTACAAGGTGGACCAAACAATAAGATCATAAAAGCTGAAATGATCATAGCTGGTGAGAAGATTGTATGTCAGATTGACTCGGGTGCCAGCGTTAATGTCATCCCTAAGAAGCTTATTAAATCTGCACAAATCTGTCCCACTCAAAGCAAGCTACGTGTGTATGACGGTATCACACTCATACCTATTGGAAAGGTACAACTCTTACTACAAAATCCAAGGACCAACAAAAGATATCGTGTTGATTTCGTGGTTGTAAAAGATGACTTAACTCCCCTGTTAGGGAAGAAAACGTCAGAAAAAATGGGACTAATTACAATAAACTATCATACTTTTGAAAGTGTTGATAAGGTTGAAAGTGTTGATAAGGTTGAAAGTGTTGATAAGGTTGAAAGTGTTAAGCCTCTACCAAGGTTATCGACAAAAATAGTTGAACAGTTCTCTGATGTATTTGATGATCAGCAGGGTGAAGGGTTAGGGTTACCTGGTGTTGTACACTTAGAAGTGAATCCTGACATAACACCAGTGACATGTCCATCTGGTCGTGTAGCTATGCAGGCTAAAGTAAAGTCTGAGTTAGAACTGCTAACAGAAAAAGAAATCATTGAGCCTGTTGATAAACTGACTGGGTCAGTCGAATGGTGATTGGAAACTCCGTATCTGTTTAGATCCTCGTCCTCTCAACAAGGCACTTCAAAGAGAACGTTTTCCCCTTCCAGTAATGGAAGACTTGCTTCCTAGATTATCAAAcgcaaaaatgttttcaaaactgGACCTTGCAAATGCCTATTGGCATGTGCATCTGGATGAAGCATCGAGTTTGCTCACAACTTTTCAGACACCCTTTGGACGCTACAAGTGGAGAAGATTACCATTTGGAACATCTGTGAGCTCAGAACTGTTtcagaaacatttaaatgctgCTCTTGAAGTTGTGATTGGTGTAGCTGATGATATTATAGTTTATGGTTCCGGAGACACATGGGAAACAGCTTCCCATGACCATGACAAGAATATTACAGCATTATTTGAGAGATGTCGCTCTGTGGGAATTAAACTGAACAAAGAAAAAGCTGAgattaaaatgaaagaaattacATTTCTGGGACATCTAAttacaagtgatggtttaaagATTGATCCTGAAAAGGTAAAAGCTGTTAAAGAAATGAACAAACCAACATACGTCGAGGAAGTTCTGCGCTTTTGTGGGTTTGTGAACTATTTTGCTAAATTCCTACCCAAACTATCCGACGTCATTGAACCAATTCGGCAGCTACTTCATACAGACATGGTCGAGAAAACATGACAGTGCATTTTGTGACATACAATCTATGGTGACTCAGTGCATTCTGTGACATACAATCTATGATGACTCAGTGCATTCTGTGACATACAATCTATGGTGACTCAGTGCATTCTGTGACATACAATCTATGATGACTCAAGCTCCTGTGCTAGCATCCTACAATCCACTTAAAAAATTGACCATACAGTGTGATTCCAGTCAAAATGGCCTTGGCGCTGTCTTAATGCAGGAAAGTAAACCCATAGCTTACGCAAGTCGATCTTTGACTGATACTGAAACTAGATATGCACAGATCGAGAAAGAAATGCTAGCAATTGTATTTGCTCTGGATAAGTTCCACCAATACACATTTGGTCGACATATAACCATTGAAAGTGACCACAAACCTCTTGAAGCAATAATGGCTAAACCTCTCTCAGCTGCTCCTCGAAGATTGCAGGGAATGATGTTGCGTATACAAAACTATGACATAACTGTGATTtataaaaagggaaaagaaatgTATCTGGCCGATACACTTTCAAGAGCTCATATCAAGTCATCAGCAAACAGTCAAGGGGAGTTTGAGCTCATAAATATGGCCAGTTTCCTAGCAATTGGGGAAGAAAGACTACAGAAACTAAGGGAAGGAACCGAGATAATCAAGGTTGGCCAGAAGGCAAGCATCTTCTACCATATCAACTAACGCCTTATTATAATTTCAGAGACGAAATGTCAGTTCAAGAGGGGCTTATATTCAAAGGTGAAAGAGTAGTAGTGCCCAAGTCACTACGActaaaaatgaaaagagaaGTTCACTCTACACACTCAGGCATTGAAGGATGTCTAAAAAGAGCTCGTGAGAGTTTATTCTGGCCAGGAATGACTGGTGACATAAAGCATTATATTTCAACTTGTGAAATATGTCAAGCTTTTCAACCCAATCAACAGAAAGAGACTTTAATGAATCATGAAGTTCCCACACCCCTGGGAAAAGGTTGGTGTTGATCTATTCACACTTGACGGCAAAGACTATCTTGTGTGTGTGGACTACTACAGTAACTTCTGTGAAGTTGATCGCCTAGAGAACACTAGTTCAGAAACTGTCATAAGAAAACTTAAAGCCCATTTCGCTAGATATGGCATCCCATCTACAGTGGTCTCTGACAATGGACCTCAACTATCTTCGGACAGCTTCGCAAAATTTGCCAATGATTGGAGTTTCAACCATTTGACGAGCAGTCCCCACTATCCCAGATCAAATGGGAAAGCTGAATCAGCAGTGAAGACTGTAAAGAcattatttcttaaaaataaagatcAGTTCGTGGCTTTACTTAATCATAGAAGCACCCCGAATAAAACTGGTACTAGCCCATCACAGGCATTTTTCAACAGAAGAATCAGAACCTTGCTGCCTATAGCTAAAAGCCTGTTGAAACCTCAAGTTCTGGATCCTCAGAAACATAGAAAAGCGCTGAAAGAAAACCAGAGGAGATCGGCGATTTACTACAACTCCCATGCTAAAGATTTACCTCCCCTTGCTAAGGGTGAAGAGGTGAGACTAAAGTCAAGGTCGCGTGGCCACGAGCTATAACTCGTCAGTTACAGCAACGGTCGTATGAAGTTGAATCGGGCGGAGGAGTTTATCGCCGAAATAGACTTCACTTACGAAGAATCCCACTGCCAGCTGAAACGAATGCGCTCACACCAACAGGTACGACCGAGCCCGACAATCCCGCACCTGTGGATGCACCCAGCACAGATGAAAGTACTGCTCAGAGACCTGAGAGCCATATAGAAGACAGGTCTCATAGGTCGACAACCTATACAACTAGGTCAGGCCGACTGGTCAAATCCACAAGAACCAGTGACTATGTATATAACTAACCTCAAACACCGGAGaatgttacatttatatgtgtatttatgtttatgtatgttgtgtgtgtgtttgtttgttttcttgtagtctcccttgtttTATTGTTCAGTATGTTCACGATTTCACGGTTTACTCTGAAGTGTGTCAGTAGTGTGTAGTCACTGTGTATTAGTCTCTGCTGGttgttctctctctgtttcatgTTAATAAAATTGGAGTGTAACTTTAAACATCAGTATTGTTAAGTGTATTGTGATAATATaacactaacttgactaatcactactactgaacccatcaactaactaaaaccctctaaatctacaccactacaaacactaacaaactaaccaaaccactaataaggcaacactacagaaacaaaataacactagcttccctagaattagatctagaatagatctacagaaacaataacaaaactatcaatagcagaaacaaaataacactagattccctagaattagaatagatctacaacagcagttataagcagcagctatttcagcagagtaattgcagcagctaaaagcagtaacaatagcctgcaatacataaatgcaaaactatattatattctattaggactgatggacgccgccatcttcaATACAGCATGTTGGGAACAGCTGTCAACtcttttgaaaaatattccaaaaaactaaattaagatatatctagcatatttacacagtgtgacatagatctagtaaaagaaaatataaaatatttgtacacttacaggccgtcccaggtacaggaataaaaatataattagacgatagaccacaaagatcttcagctgtcacacagacagatatggtactgaccactggtcaaatgtacactcaactgttttaagacagcatgtagtacatcacttttatactatcccgcactaatctatataaatatgcggaagtacaattataaaatctgacactaacctataaaaagaaaatatataaaaatagctctaacctatacaacaaaaatacattttaaaaatagctaaaattgcatataaaactagctctgggagcgcaagctcacatgtCTTTAAGAGTTTTCAGAACAAGTTCTTCATAATGTTTCATCAGGTTTCAAAATTTAAAGTAACCAATGAACGActcttattttgaaaaatatcaACATCCAATTAATGAACTATTAGGGATAGGGATACTTGTTCATCTAGGGTGGAATCAAGCATCAGAGAAAAGTAATAAACTTGCTTGACTTTCCCAACAATTGATTCTCTAACTTTATAAAGTTTATGAactcattttgaatttctggttACAAATAATGTGTCTTTCCGTTTTCGATTCTATGTATGTGCTGTTTCGTAACTTCATCAAATTCTGCAAGAAATTTCAAAGATGCTAGGAAGTTTCCAGGATTGGGGGAATTCAGTGTTTCGTTGTGACCACGAaagcttgagtttgtttttgcaAAGTACTTAACAGCTGCTGCTACACGCTTCAGAATATCTCTCCAATACTgctgatttttcaaaatttgcGCATGAAACATGTGACAGTTCATCTGGTTCTGCCTTAAGCTTTTGTTCTTCTAACTTCTTCAAAAAAGCTTGTCTGTGATGGACtccttcttcatgttctttcagtctctcgtgtttcttccatttggtgaaaccaactccaggtttgctcaatgcactagaaacagaaaacactccgcatgcaaaacaaaacagacaTCCCAAGTTTGGAGAGAAGAGGAGCCAAGATCGGATGCTAATTTCTCCTGTTGGAAGCTTTCTAGTAAACCATGATGTCAAACTTCTTGATTTCCTCAGATAAAATTCCAGACTTTGCACTTAATTACAGCTTCTTCCACTCCTGGAGAAAGTGATTTTGGAAGACCATCACTTGACTCATCATTTGTATCACTTACTGCTGTTTTCTCTGACTGTGGTAAAAGGTATTCCCCTGGAGTCTCTTCAGtcttcagcactacttctctcatcaagagacatattcacttcttcgactgctgtatctttgtatcaatctgaatagtgatacttttcttcgaaacgttcatggtctcctttgttttcagtgctcttatcaggtttcttcttaaatgacaaagatgatgaaataaattaaCCTTTATACCAAgttacttcctgagagtaacacGGCACTAGTCAGCGCTGTGGAAGTTACACCTTGAAATTGAGAGTAACCCCGCACAAAAGGTGTTAATATTCTATGTGGATTAGTTCTGCTGTTATTTTCAATCAGGTAATTCAGGCAATTCCGCTTCCAATATTTAGCATCCAGATTTATGAATTGACAGACGTTGCAAACTGTTCACAATGACTGGTTTACGTGATTTTCAAGACGAGTTTCTattttacaaaccttatattaCGTTAGAGATGTATGTCTAATAAAGTCGGTTCATTTGGGAAACTCTAAGATCTCTTGGAAGAAAATGCGTGGTGTCTGCACAGATGGTGCTTCGAGTTTGCTTAGATGTCAGTTTTTATTCCAACGTCTGTTTCTGAATGAGTCACCAAAAGTCATTGAAACTCACTGTAGGATGCAGctgaaaattatttattttcaatgttagtTCCACAATTCTGAATCAAGTGCTTGCTGACATCTCCCGTTCTATCTGAGATTGGTTTGCGCCTTCTTTCCATTTCCAACCACATATCATTGCGAAACAGTTTGCTAGCTATATCCAGAAATAGACTGAATGATAGACTGAACAATAGACTGAATGATAGACTGAAcgtgtgatgttgcttgttcaggctgtcttaaagtcaactatggatgactgttggatttcaaccaattactctgcaagcgtttgggtgtaattgttcgggtgtattccgtgtagttgaacaacaagccagataaacaataaacatctgttttaactagtgaagagatgtagtcaacactgatgaacaacttcacatatatttattctaataaaaggccacagtagaagtctctgtcactaaacacgtcgttaccctggagtattctatcgctaactgattttccggtctctaacccaacatatcccaaacgtcactagtcccgttcaatatgcgtcttctatggtgcgtcgctacataactaatctataaataaggtgtctaacaaacGATAGACTGAACAATAGACTGAATGATAGACTGAACGATAGACTGAACGATAGACTGAATGATAGACTGAACAATAGACTGAACGATAGATCGTTGTGAGTCTGTCCCTAGAACTGCTGAATCAGAAACACTCTCAACATTTGTAATGACATTGGCATGTATGCAAATACTGTTGCAACAATATTTTTGTAGCAATATAGTTAACTCACCGTATCAACGACTGCAGGCTTAACGTTTTACATGCCTAGTAATACATTTCAAATTGAATTATGCAACatgaatttaataaacatcatacagaaaagtaaataaatgaaagttataacagtaattttttttagtaatttaagcaaatttttttatacaatgacataaatcataaatttaaaatttgattatgaTTTTATAACGTTAGCAAAATCACATTAAGGGCCCACTTAGGACTAAGGCCGAAACAAATTTAATGATAGGGGGTCGCCGCCTAGTGGAGAATCGTATTAGGGTgtcgccgagctaaaaaggttgagaaccgctgctctatactgtccatgccgcgtttgcaaggacatcgctgtttgtagtgctgttttgccaccgtatgtccatggtggagcgcaagcatctttggtgaaagcgttcaagtagtcttagttgctttctgtaaagtacccatgtctcagatccatatagaagggttgagagaatcacTGCTTGCttatttttgtaggcaggcggagcgatctaTTCTGCCAAACTCTCGCccggaggcgtccaaaagcactactggcccatgccagacggttatcaacttttctatgcttcctagatatgtgaagtggtctaccacgttaaggggctgtccatttacggtgatctttggggttgagtagattttatttaataaatagatatatattctAGAGTATTTAGAGGTAGATCTATACTGATTCTATAGTTACAATTCGATTTCAACTTGaatatttatgattatataGATTACAGATTATAACTagagtttatagatctataggtcTAACTATTATGATAATGGCTATGGCAAGTTCATTCATATATTCAcatgcgatttttttttataagcttaGCATTGTTTTGGACCATTGTCTCACAACGGCTGATAAGAGAAATCAGATATAAATATCAGGAGAAAACAcgaccccttaactcaagaaGACATTAATAAATTAgaatagacacaaaatagacagtgagattcataacaaacgaatattcatattagggtttgttgctgaacataaaaattatatatgtgtcagacgcgaatagcccaattttcagtaaaagaaattacaaaagtcatttctctatagaaaaagttacgaaggctatataaaatacaaccacagacctatatatactacaacaaatataggtttttgattgctagttacgatttatttaggtagttgctgttttactattacataccaagtattagagtttagaaaaacccaggtttgtttcttgtgcaacgctattagctaacacctcatatcatctctccattagtatatttagatctataatctaattctagtatagatctataggctatataaaaatcgaatagatctagtaatagtatagattctatagcctatgctatgcctatagtcagtttttattagaaaaaagtctagatattaataaagactaaagtttttttaattattagattattagatatagacataagacatagatctaataatactgtaatacgtttactatactctatacttaatctactaaactagagatctttctatagatctatctataatctagatctatacaatattcattataatacttctacttataatgacttatttaataagttagtacttagacttagatctattatagtttattaatagaattacttttcaatgcctagacctaataataaaatgatgtctataatgactgatttttttttttttataataataggcctactaaatctagatctagactctacttaaatctagtctaaaataatgactgtccaagactctagatgattgagaagttcacatagaggtgtttttaataatacggcatgtcggctgaaagtatataaagtgctttttttttgttgtaaaaataaaaaagaggctccagtactcagtgatagattgcctaactttcaactaataataaattaacaattaacgttgaattacaagataAGTActcatttttcccgacattgataaaaggtgccggtaccccgtaccggtgcgtaccgtcacaaaaatatatgtatatcttaatcttctttcatttaattttttattgctacttaatacattgataccggatcggtTTAAATAGGGCATAAGTATACAAGtaggatttcgagcattggataaatttatttgataagtacaaagttttatggaagaggcaatatattagttgtttgaagtttataacttcttaaattcaggctaaaaatatcgaagcccacatttttacactcatttctaaacaattagaagagatggactgactcatagtgtagcttgtgtgcatctgcaaaaacacaaactcatttagactttcaaaactattaaaagaaaaacttagtgattatttttactgtataattctattattattcctttttagaattaggatataaacaaaaatttgactttatctaacagaaaaaaaaataaacttacatttatttatacagttatttctagttacctagtaatataaaatatattgaactaacacgtacattcatcataatgcagccatgcgatttttcgtttataaacatagcattatttaggaccaatattttacaaaggctgcttggagaaatcaggtatacccattaggagaaaaacgacccctttactcaagaaaaatttaagaaactagaacagacacaaaataaacagtgacattcataacaaaacaatattcaaaattgattagagtaacacctttttaagtaatcattaaagtttaaaatcactacactttttttcaacaattattttgtgtatgaaattgtgtatcggaaaatgccgggtacatgaaataagctagtcctaaaaaaacaacatagatcttgggtaaaatcctcatcaaataaagtactgtaaatgtgtagtttcacgcgctagttttaggtattttctttttatagcctctatcgggtttgatcacaactacccgtatttttgtgcagaatttttttctctatcaggtacacttaaaattatagcataataatgtcagtttaatttaaaaagagaactgaaaaatacaaagatatatagggaaaaaagcgacttccggcccaatactttttaatcaaagaaacgaaacggaatagtccaacaaaccctattgtttacagtaacaccttttagaaacactttttaaaaaatcattaaaagttttaaaatcactacaatttttatttctacaattatatttgtgtgtgaaattgtgtatcggaaaatgccgggtacttgaaatGAGTTAGCcctgaaaaaaaatacacagatctGTGGAAAAAGGActcatggatggctgcctggtcgagcggtttgcgcgctggaatTATCGTTCTGACTTTTCAATGGtcccggattcaaaccctgcccgctcccatcctccgtcgtcctgcgggaggtttggactaggtaAATTATCTGCAACCCTGAAG includes:
- the LOC129926872 gene encoding uncharacterized protein K02A2.6-like, coding for MKFPHPWEKVGVDLFTLDGKDYLVCVDYYSNFCEVDRLENTSSETVIRKLKAHFARYGIPSTVVSDNGPQLSSDSFAKFANDWSFNHLTSSPHYPRSNGKAESAVKTVKTLFLKNKDQFVALLNHRSTPNKTGTSPSQAFFNRRIRTLLPIAKSLLKPQVLDPQKHRKALKENQRRSAIYYNSHAKDLPPLAKGEEVRLKSRSRGHEL